In Chroicocephalus ridibundus chromosome 4, bChrRid1.1, whole genome shotgun sequence, one genomic interval encodes:
- the ATXN1L gene encoding ataxin-1-like isoform X2 translates to MRAGHERSQECLPPKKRELPSASTGTEAGRAGGAQASGEGPQWARTAGPGPAALRYGPGEATEAVAGLTVDQYGMLYKVAVPPATFSPTGLHPVVNVSPLPPAFNVSSPIIQHPGVPYPPIHYAQIPPTSLQFIGSHYTVPYAVPPGFMPSPLLSPSTNLTASHVPHFVPYASLFTEEAAPSPQTTSPTHFNKSASAVSPSGQMQHHAGTQPLDTAPGRIPVYYQMSRLPPGYSAYETPAAGGSPESPQQDSQLNSEVAAANGGQRHVEHNVVRRTSEAVDSASGKAEDCLPGAAAGCVVDGQFLSGYQTLGTEASVPAHRSTPDADLEVQRVVGVLASQDYHVLAAQRKDDPSPLNLCHNIPDQQGESKDVLRNTVERAAAEKSQSRSPYVMSPEEPVRQRQLTKGMVIANGKPVLVPVGSEPIRSSTSETLMRRSPDAQARGSVLEKDLSQLQPPSSSHLPSHFMKGAIIQLATGELKRVEDLQTQDFVRSAEVSGGLKIDSSTVVDIQESQWPGLVTLHFVVGEQQSKAVTWPPEQTTSSESAPTSVTLADISQLCSPPMFRRKPEPPVRESQPGARSSLLSVEAC, encoded by the exons ATGAGAGCGGGCCACGAGCGGAGCCAGGAGTGCCTCCCGCCAAAGAAGCGGGAACTTCCCTCCGCCAGCACCGGCACCGAGGCAGGACGGGCGGGGGGTGCCCAGGCCTCGGGCGAGGGTCCCCAGTGGGCCCGGACAGCTGGGCCGGGTCCTGCGGCCCTGCGCTATGGCCCTGGCGAGGCCACGGAAGCGGTGGCGGGGCTGACGGTGGACCAATATGGGATGCTCTACAAAGTGGCAGTGCCACCTGCCACTTTCTCCCCCACGGGTCTGCACCCCGTGGTGAACGTGAGCCCCCTGCCCCCTGCCTTCAATGTGAGCTCGCCAATAATCCAGCACCCGGGGGTGCCCTACCCTCCCATCCACTATGCGCAGATCCCTCCAACGTCCCTACAGTTCATCGGCTCGCATTACACAGTGCCCTATGCTGTCCCTCCTGGCTTTATGCCTAGTcctcttctgtctccttccaCCAACCTCACTGCCTCTCACGTCCCCCATTTTGTGCCATACGCCTCTCTCTTCACAGAAGAAGCCGCTCCTTCCCCCCAGACTACCTCTCCTACCCACTTCAACAAATCCGCTTCTGCAGTCTCTCCTTCTGGCCAGATGCAGCATCATGCTGGGACCCAGCCATTAGATACTGCACCAGGTAGAATTCCTGTTTATTATCAGATGTCCCGCCTCCCACCAGGGTATTCAGCATATGAGACACCTGCAGCGGGTGGAAGCCCAGAGTCTCCTCAGCAGGACAGTCAGCTGAATTCAGAGGTAGCTGCTGCCAATGGTGGACAGAGACATGTGGAGCATAATGTGGTGAGGAGGACCAGCGAGGCTGTGGACTCTGCCAGCGGTAAAGCTGAAGACTGTCTGCCAGGGGCTGCAGCGGGATGTGTGGTCGATGGACAGTTCCTTTCAGGTTACCAGACGTTGGGAACAGAGGCCTCTGTGCCAGCTCACAGAAGCACCCCAGACGCTGATCTGGAGGTTCAGAGGGTGGTGGGGGTGTTGGCATCTCAGGATTATCACGTTCTGGCGGCCCAGAGGAAAGATGACCCGAGCCCTTTAAACCTTTGCCATAATATCCCTGATCAGCAGGGGGAGTCAAAGGACGTGCTGAGGAACACAGTGGAAAGGGCTGCTGCTGAGAAAAGCCAGTCCAGGAGTCCATACGTAATGTCCCCCGAAGAGCCGGTTAGACAAAGACAATTAACCAAAGGAATGGTGATAGCCAACGGCAAGCCAGTCCTGGTTCCCGTTGGATCTGAGCCCATCAGGTCTTCCACTTCAGAAACCCTGATGAGGCGGAGCCCGGACGCACAGGCTCGAGGAAGCGTGCTTGAAAAGGAcctgtcccagctgcagccacccaGCTCCTCACACTTGCCCTCTCACTTCATGAAAGGAGCCATCATCCAGCTGGCTACAGGAGAGCTGAAGCGGGTGGAGGACCTGCAGACTCAAGACTTTGTTCGCAGTGCAGAGGTGAGCGGGGGCCTGAAGATCGACTCCAGCACCGTGGTGGATATCCAGGAAAGCCAGTGGCCTGGGCTTGTCACACTGCATTTTGTCGTTGGGGAGCAACAAAGTAAA GCTGTGACTTGGCCCCCAGAGCAGACTACATCCTCAGAATCTGCTCCCACCAGCGTTACTTTGGCGGACATCTCTCAGCTCTGTTCTCCTCCAATgttcagaagaaaaccagaacCACCTGTCAGGGAGAGTCAGCCAGGGGCCCGCAGCAGCCTCCTGAGTGTAGAAGCCTGCTAG
- the ATXN1L gene encoding ataxin-1-like isoform X3 produces MRAGHERSQECLPPKKRELPSASTGTEAGRAGGAQASGEGPQWARTAGPGPAALRYGPGEATEAVAGLTVDQYGMLYKVAVPPATFSPTGLHPVVNVSPLPPAFNVSSPIIQHPGVPYPPIHYAQIPPTSLQFIGSHYTVPYAVPPGFMPSPLLSPSTNLTASHVPHFVPYASLFTEEAAPSPQTTSPTHFNKSASAVSPSGQMQHHAGTQPLDTAPGRIPVYYQMSRLPPGYSAYETPAAGGSPESPQQDSQLNSEVAAANGGQRHVEHNVVRRTSEAVDSASGKAEDCLPGAAAGCVVDGQFLSGYQTLGTEASVPAHRSTPDADLEVQRVVGVLASQDYHVLAAQRKDDPSPLNLCHNIPDQQGESKDVLRNTVERAAAEKSQSRSPYVMSPEEPVRQRQLTKGMVIANGKPVLVPVGSEPIRSSTSETLMRRSPDAQARGSVLEKDLSQLQPPSSSHLPSHFMKGAIIQLATGELKRVEDLQTQDFVRSAEVSGGLKIDSSTVVDIQESQWPGLVTLHFVVGEQQSKAVLGPETLQKLLRWLRMHILYRVWPRVCSMYGLKC; encoded by the exons ATGAGAGCGGGCCACGAGCGGAGCCAGGAGTGCCTCCCGCCAAAGAAGCGGGAACTTCCCTCCGCCAGCACCGGCACCGAGGCAGGACGGGCGGGGGGTGCCCAGGCCTCGGGCGAGGGTCCCCAGTGGGCCCGGACAGCTGGGCCGGGTCCTGCGGCCCTGCGCTATGGCCCTGGCGAGGCCACGGAAGCGGTGGCGGGGCTGACGGTGGACCAATATGGGATGCTCTACAAAGTGGCAGTGCCACCTGCCACTTTCTCCCCCACGGGTCTGCACCCCGTGGTGAACGTGAGCCCCCTGCCCCCTGCCTTCAATGTGAGCTCGCCAATAATCCAGCACCCGGGGGTGCCCTACCCTCCCATCCACTATGCGCAGATCCCTCCAACGTCCCTACAGTTCATCGGCTCGCATTACACAGTGCCCTATGCTGTCCCTCCTGGCTTTATGCCTAGTcctcttctgtctccttccaCCAACCTCACTGCCTCTCACGTCCCCCATTTTGTGCCATACGCCTCTCTCTTCACAGAAGAAGCCGCTCCTTCCCCCCAGACTACCTCTCCTACCCACTTCAACAAATCCGCTTCTGCAGTCTCTCCTTCTGGCCAGATGCAGCATCATGCTGGGACCCAGCCATTAGATACTGCACCAGGTAGAATTCCTGTTTATTATCAGATGTCCCGCCTCCCACCAGGGTATTCAGCATATGAGACACCTGCAGCGGGTGGAAGCCCAGAGTCTCCTCAGCAGGACAGTCAGCTGAATTCAGAGGTAGCTGCTGCCAATGGTGGACAGAGACATGTGGAGCATAATGTGGTGAGGAGGACCAGCGAGGCTGTGGACTCTGCCAGCGGTAAAGCTGAAGACTGTCTGCCAGGGGCTGCAGCGGGATGTGTGGTCGATGGACAGTTCCTTTCAGGTTACCAGACGTTGGGAACAGAGGCCTCTGTGCCAGCTCACAGAAGCACCCCAGACGCTGATCTGGAGGTTCAGAGGGTGGTGGGGGTGTTGGCATCTCAGGATTATCACGTTCTGGCGGCCCAGAGGAAAGATGACCCGAGCCCTTTAAACCTTTGCCATAATATCCCTGATCAGCAGGGGGAGTCAAAGGACGTGCTGAGGAACACAGTGGAAAGGGCTGCTGCTGAGAAAAGCCAGTCCAGGAGTCCATACGTAATGTCCCCCGAAGAGCCGGTTAGACAAAGACAATTAACCAAAGGAATGGTGATAGCCAACGGCAAGCCAGTCCTGGTTCCCGTTGGATCTGAGCCCATCAGGTCTTCCACTTCAGAAACCCTGATGAGGCGGAGCCCGGACGCACAGGCTCGAGGAAGCGTGCTTGAAAAGGAcctgtcccagctgcagccacccaGCTCCTCACACTTGCCCTCTCACTTCATGAAAGGAGCCATCATCCAGCTGGCTACAGGAGAGCTGAAGCGGGTGGAGGACCTGCAGACTCAAGACTTTGTTCGCAGTGCAGAGGTGAGCGGGGGCCTGAAGATCGACTCCAGCACCGTGGTGGATATCCAGGAAAGCCAGTGGCCTGGGCTTGTCACACTGCATTTTGTCGTTGGGGAGCAACAAAGTAAA GCTGTCCTAGGGCCTGAAACTTTGCAGAAGCTGCTAAGATGGCTACGAATGCACATTCTGTACAGAGTTTGGCCCAGGGTGTGTTCCATGTATGGCTTAAAATGCTGA
- the ATXN1L gene encoding ataxin-1-like isoform X1: MRAGHERSQECLPPKKRELPSASTGTEAGRAGGAQASGEGPQWARTAGPGPAALRYGPGEATEAVAGLTVDQYGMLYKVAVPPATFSPTGLHPVVNVSPLPPAFNVSSPIIQHPGVPYPPIHYAQIPPTSLQFIGSHYTVPYAVPPGFMPSPLLSPSTNLTASHVPHFVPYASLFTEEAAPSPQTTSPTHFNKSASAVSPSGQMQHHAGTQPLDTAPGRIPVYYQMSRLPPGYSAYETPAAGGSPESPQQDSQLNSEVAAANGGQRHVEHNVVRRTSEAVDSASGKAEDCLPGAAAGCVVDGQFLSGYQTLGTEASVPAHRSTPDADLEVQRVVGVLASQDYHVLAAQRKDDPSPLNLCHNIPDQQGESKDVLRNTVERAAAEKSQSRSPYVMSPEEPVRQRQLTKGMVIANGKPVLVPVGSEPIRSSTSETLMRRSPDAQARGSVLEKDLSQLQPPSSSHLPSHFMKGAIIQLATGELKRVEDLQTQDFVRSAEVSGGLKIDSSTVVDIQESQWPGLVTLHFVVGEQQSKVSIDVPPEHPFFVYGQGWSSCSPGRTAQLFALPCHRLQVGDVCISISLQSMNGNSASQANYPLADQLISTRERSERTAQGSREPSDRAAERKSHAGRDSAAQSSHTEPSQPETGGQHSWTVPGFQRYSVQAEEPRPSLLRPSFIPQEVKLSIEGRSNAGK, translated from the coding sequence ATGAGAGCGGGCCACGAGCGGAGCCAGGAGTGCCTCCCGCCAAAGAAGCGGGAACTTCCCTCCGCCAGCACCGGCACCGAGGCAGGACGGGCGGGGGGTGCCCAGGCCTCGGGCGAGGGTCCCCAGTGGGCCCGGACAGCTGGGCCGGGTCCTGCGGCCCTGCGCTATGGCCCTGGCGAGGCCACGGAAGCGGTGGCGGGGCTGACGGTGGACCAATATGGGATGCTCTACAAAGTGGCAGTGCCACCTGCCACTTTCTCCCCCACGGGTCTGCACCCCGTGGTGAACGTGAGCCCCCTGCCCCCTGCCTTCAATGTGAGCTCGCCAATAATCCAGCACCCGGGGGTGCCCTACCCTCCCATCCACTATGCGCAGATCCCTCCAACGTCCCTACAGTTCATCGGCTCGCATTACACAGTGCCCTATGCTGTCCCTCCTGGCTTTATGCCTAGTcctcttctgtctccttccaCCAACCTCACTGCCTCTCACGTCCCCCATTTTGTGCCATACGCCTCTCTCTTCACAGAAGAAGCCGCTCCTTCCCCCCAGACTACCTCTCCTACCCACTTCAACAAATCCGCTTCTGCAGTCTCTCCTTCTGGCCAGATGCAGCATCATGCTGGGACCCAGCCATTAGATACTGCACCAGGTAGAATTCCTGTTTATTATCAGATGTCCCGCCTCCCACCAGGGTATTCAGCATATGAGACACCTGCAGCGGGTGGAAGCCCAGAGTCTCCTCAGCAGGACAGTCAGCTGAATTCAGAGGTAGCTGCTGCCAATGGTGGACAGAGACATGTGGAGCATAATGTGGTGAGGAGGACCAGCGAGGCTGTGGACTCTGCCAGCGGTAAAGCTGAAGACTGTCTGCCAGGGGCTGCAGCGGGATGTGTGGTCGATGGACAGTTCCTTTCAGGTTACCAGACGTTGGGAACAGAGGCCTCTGTGCCAGCTCACAGAAGCACCCCAGACGCTGATCTGGAGGTTCAGAGGGTGGTGGGGGTGTTGGCATCTCAGGATTATCACGTTCTGGCGGCCCAGAGGAAAGATGACCCGAGCCCTTTAAACCTTTGCCATAATATCCCTGATCAGCAGGGGGAGTCAAAGGACGTGCTGAGGAACACAGTGGAAAGGGCTGCTGCTGAGAAAAGCCAGTCCAGGAGTCCATACGTAATGTCCCCCGAAGAGCCGGTTAGACAAAGACAATTAACCAAAGGAATGGTGATAGCCAACGGCAAGCCAGTCCTGGTTCCCGTTGGATCTGAGCCCATCAGGTCTTCCACTTCAGAAACCCTGATGAGGCGGAGCCCGGACGCACAGGCTCGAGGAAGCGTGCTTGAAAAGGAcctgtcccagctgcagccacccaGCTCCTCACACTTGCCCTCTCACTTCATGAAAGGAGCCATCATCCAGCTGGCTACAGGAGAGCTGAAGCGGGTGGAGGACCTGCAGACTCAAGACTTTGTTCGCAGTGCAGAGGTGAGCGGGGGCCTGAAGATCGACTCCAGCACCGTGGTGGATATCCAGGAAAGCCAGTGGCCTGGGCTTGTCACACTGCATTTTGTCGTTGGGGAGCAACAAAGTAAAGTGAGCATTGATGTGCCCCCAGAGCATCCCTTCTTTGTGTATGGCCAGGGTTGGTCCTCCTGTAGCCCAGGGCGGACTGCTCAGCTCTTTGCTTTGCCCTGCCACAGGCTGCAAGTGGGCGATGTCTGCATATCAATCAGTTTACAGAGCATGAATGGCAACTCCGCTTCTCAGGCTAACTACCCTCTCGCAGATCAGTTGATATCTACTAGGGAGAGATCTGAAAGAACAGCTCAGGGGTCCAGAGAACCGTCTgacagagctgctgaaaggaagagcCACGCAGGCAGGGACAGCGCAGCCCAGAGCTCTCACACGGAACCCTCTCAGCCTGAGACGGGCGGTCAGCACAGCTGGACAGTCCCAGGCTTCCAAAGATACAGTGTGCAGGCGGAGGAGCCTCGGCCCTCTCTGCTCCGTCCCTCTTTCATTCCCCAGGAGGTCAAGCTGTCTATCGAAGGGCGTTCTAATGCAGGGAAATGA
- the ATXN1L gene encoding ataxin-1-like isoform X4 has translation MRAGHERSQECLPPKKRELPSASTGTEAGRAGGAQASGEGPQWARTAGPGPAALRYGPGEATEAVAGLTVDQYGMLYKVAVPPATFSPTGLHPVVNVSPLPPAFNVSSPIIQHPGVPYPPIHYAQIPPTSLQFIGSHYTVPYAVPPGFMPSPLLSPSTNLTASHVPHFVPYASLFTEEAAPSPQTTSPTHFNKSASAVSPSGQMQHHAGTQPLDTAPGRIPVYYQMSRLPPGYSAYETPAAGGSPESPQQDSQLNSEVAAANGGQRHVEHNVVRRTSEAVDSASGKAEDCLPGAAAGCVVDGQFLSGYQTLGTEASVPAHRSTPDADLEVQRVVGVLASQDYHVLAAQRKDDPSPLNLCHNIPDQQGESKDVLRNTVERAAAEKSQSRSPYVMSPEEPVRQRQLTKGMVIANGKPVLVPVGSEPIRSSTSETLMRRSPDAQARGSVLEKDLSQLQPPSSSHLPSHFMKGAIIQLATGELKRVEDLQTQDFVRSAEAVTWPPEQTTSSESAPTSVTLADISQLCSPPMFRRKPEPPVRESQPGARSSLLSVEAC, from the exons ATGAGAGCGGGCCACGAGCGGAGCCAGGAGTGCCTCCCGCCAAAGAAGCGGGAACTTCCCTCCGCCAGCACCGGCACCGAGGCAGGACGGGCGGGGGGTGCCCAGGCCTCGGGCGAGGGTCCCCAGTGGGCCCGGACAGCTGGGCCGGGTCCTGCGGCCCTGCGCTATGGCCCTGGCGAGGCCACGGAAGCGGTGGCGGGGCTGACGGTGGACCAATATGGGATGCTCTACAAAGTGGCAGTGCCACCTGCCACTTTCTCCCCCACGGGTCTGCACCCCGTGGTGAACGTGAGCCCCCTGCCCCCTGCCTTCAATGTGAGCTCGCCAATAATCCAGCACCCGGGGGTGCCCTACCCTCCCATCCACTATGCGCAGATCCCTCCAACGTCCCTACAGTTCATCGGCTCGCATTACACAGTGCCCTATGCTGTCCCTCCTGGCTTTATGCCTAGTcctcttctgtctccttccaCCAACCTCACTGCCTCTCACGTCCCCCATTTTGTGCCATACGCCTCTCTCTTCACAGAAGAAGCCGCTCCTTCCCCCCAGACTACCTCTCCTACCCACTTCAACAAATCCGCTTCTGCAGTCTCTCCTTCTGGCCAGATGCAGCATCATGCTGGGACCCAGCCATTAGATACTGCACCAGGTAGAATTCCTGTTTATTATCAGATGTCCCGCCTCCCACCAGGGTATTCAGCATATGAGACACCTGCAGCGGGTGGAAGCCCAGAGTCTCCTCAGCAGGACAGTCAGCTGAATTCAGAGGTAGCTGCTGCCAATGGTGGACAGAGACATGTGGAGCATAATGTGGTGAGGAGGACCAGCGAGGCTGTGGACTCTGCCAGCGGTAAAGCTGAAGACTGTCTGCCAGGGGCTGCAGCGGGATGTGTGGTCGATGGACAGTTCCTTTCAGGTTACCAGACGTTGGGAACAGAGGCCTCTGTGCCAGCTCACAGAAGCACCCCAGACGCTGATCTGGAGGTTCAGAGGGTGGTGGGGGTGTTGGCATCTCAGGATTATCACGTTCTGGCGGCCCAGAGGAAAGATGACCCGAGCCCTTTAAACCTTTGCCATAATATCCCTGATCAGCAGGGGGAGTCAAAGGACGTGCTGAGGAACACAGTGGAAAGGGCTGCTGCTGAGAAAAGCCAGTCCAGGAGTCCATACGTAATGTCCCCCGAAGAGCCGGTTAGACAAAGACAATTAACCAAAGGAATGGTGATAGCCAACGGCAAGCCAGTCCTGGTTCCCGTTGGATCTGAGCCCATCAGGTCTTCCACTTCAGAAACCCTGATGAGGCGGAGCCCGGACGCACAGGCTCGAGGAAGCGTGCTTGAAAAGGAcctgtcccagctgcagccacccaGCTCCTCACACTTGCCCTCTCACTTCATGAAAGGAGCCATCATCCAGCTGGCTACAGGAGAGCTGAAGCGGGTGGAGGACCTGCAGACTCAAGACTTTGTTCGCAGTGCAGAG GCTGTGACTTGGCCCCCAGAGCAGACTACATCCTCAGAATCTGCTCCCACCAGCGTTACTTTGGCGGACATCTCTCAGCTCTGTTCTCCTCCAATgttcagaagaaaaccagaacCACCTGTCAGGGAGAGTCAGCCAGGGGCCCGCAGCAGCCTCCTGAGTGTAGAAGCCTGCTAG
- the ATXN1L gene encoding ataxin-1-like isoform X5 — protein sequence MRAGHERSQECLPPKKRELPSASTGTEAGRAGGAQASGEGPQWARTAGPGPAALRYGPGEATEAVAGLTVDQYGMLYKVAVPPATFSPTGLHPVVNVSPLPPAFNVSSPIIQHPGVPYPPIHYAQIPPTSLQFIGSHYTVPYAVPPGFMPSPLLSPSTNLTASHVPHFVPYASLFTEEAAPSPQTTSPTHFNKSASAVSPSGQMQHHAGTQPLDTAPGRIPVYYQMSRLPPGYSAYETPAAGGSPESPQQDSQLNSEVAAANGGQRHVEHNVVRRTSEAVDSASGKAEDCLPGAAAGCVVDGQFLSGYQTLGTEASVPAHRSTPDADLEVQRVVGVLASQDYHVLAAQRKDDPSPLNLCHNIPDQQGESKDVLRNTVERAAAEKSQSRSPYVMSPEEPVRQRQLTKGMVIANGKPVLVPVGSEPIRSSTSETLMRRSPDAQARGSVLEKDLSQLQPPSSSHLPSHFMKGAIIQLATGELKRVEDLQTQDFVRSAEAVLGPETLQKLLRWLRMHILYRVWPRVCSMYGLKC from the exons ATGAGAGCGGGCCACGAGCGGAGCCAGGAGTGCCTCCCGCCAAAGAAGCGGGAACTTCCCTCCGCCAGCACCGGCACCGAGGCAGGACGGGCGGGGGGTGCCCAGGCCTCGGGCGAGGGTCCCCAGTGGGCCCGGACAGCTGGGCCGGGTCCTGCGGCCCTGCGCTATGGCCCTGGCGAGGCCACGGAAGCGGTGGCGGGGCTGACGGTGGACCAATATGGGATGCTCTACAAAGTGGCAGTGCCACCTGCCACTTTCTCCCCCACGGGTCTGCACCCCGTGGTGAACGTGAGCCCCCTGCCCCCTGCCTTCAATGTGAGCTCGCCAATAATCCAGCACCCGGGGGTGCCCTACCCTCCCATCCACTATGCGCAGATCCCTCCAACGTCCCTACAGTTCATCGGCTCGCATTACACAGTGCCCTATGCTGTCCCTCCTGGCTTTATGCCTAGTcctcttctgtctccttccaCCAACCTCACTGCCTCTCACGTCCCCCATTTTGTGCCATACGCCTCTCTCTTCACAGAAGAAGCCGCTCCTTCCCCCCAGACTACCTCTCCTACCCACTTCAACAAATCCGCTTCTGCAGTCTCTCCTTCTGGCCAGATGCAGCATCATGCTGGGACCCAGCCATTAGATACTGCACCAGGTAGAATTCCTGTTTATTATCAGATGTCCCGCCTCCCACCAGGGTATTCAGCATATGAGACACCTGCAGCGGGTGGAAGCCCAGAGTCTCCTCAGCAGGACAGTCAGCTGAATTCAGAGGTAGCTGCTGCCAATGGTGGACAGAGACATGTGGAGCATAATGTGGTGAGGAGGACCAGCGAGGCTGTGGACTCTGCCAGCGGTAAAGCTGAAGACTGTCTGCCAGGGGCTGCAGCGGGATGTGTGGTCGATGGACAGTTCCTTTCAGGTTACCAGACGTTGGGAACAGAGGCCTCTGTGCCAGCTCACAGAAGCACCCCAGACGCTGATCTGGAGGTTCAGAGGGTGGTGGGGGTGTTGGCATCTCAGGATTATCACGTTCTGGCGGCCCAGAGGAAAGATGACCCGAGCCCTTTAAACCTTTGCCATAATATCCCTGATCAGCAGGGGGAGTCAAAGGACGTGCTGAGGAACACAGTGGAAAGGGCTGCTGCTGAGAAAAGCCAGTCCAGGAGTCCATACGTAATGTCCCCCGAAGAGCCGGTTAGACAAAGACAATTAACCAAAGGAATGGTGATAGCCAACGGCAAGCCAGTCCTGGTTCCCGTTGGATCTGAGCCCATCAGGTCTTCCACTTCAGAAACCCTGATGAGGCGGAGCCCGGACGCACAGGCTCGAGGAAGCGTGCTTGAAAAGGAcctgtcccagctgcagccacccaGCTCCTCACACTTGCCCTCTCACTTCATGAAAGGAGCCATCATCCAGCTGGCTACAGGAGAGCTGAAGCGGGTGGAGGACCTGCAGACTCAAGACTTTGTTCGCAGTGCAGAG GCTGTCCTAGGGCCTGAAACTTTGCAGAAGCTGCTAAGATGGCTACGAATGCACATTCTGTACAGAGTTTGGCCCAGGGTGTGTTCCATGTATGGCTTAAAATGCTGA